In a genomic window of Octadecabacter temperatus:
- a CDS encoding putative bifunctional diguanylate cyclase/phosphodiesterase, which produces MYLAEDQKHQSGTILKEKDFPRYFDAFLKERVIAADDARVDLRTSEFADVYLKPNRIISMLDAQIRSAAGPKGVVCIETVDIFREWSPDEVAYAASVAELIGFFMDREERLQIHTQLEEVNERYDLAMDAAVDGIWDFDLVNGLVFFSTQNFKLLGESYDVAPDQFSWWEERVHPDDVKKTRDAFDEHIRLSLPFNETYRMKHSDGSWRWWRSRGQVMRSASGKAVRVVGTSSDVTDFINMQTELEQRNQQLVLANRKVEDSALRDALTGLPNRRHFERVCKEFHTNEFEDERYVSILHIDLDYFKDVNDKFGHAIGDAALISVARHLNALKHRDEFVARLGGDEFVAILDDGQEGTRAHAFCIELNKRLATPMEIDGHGISISASVGIAGCLSKLADIWGGLGDADLALYEAKRSGRQTSCMFDPKLRQKAKHNRDMKEQLSQALSESGQIVPYFQAQFDAKTSELVGLEVLARWKHPEHGLLLPADFLKFAEEMNCVAELDRQILNEAIRCLQNWRRDGFVAPRLSVNISGQRLVDPQIIECVEALGDDAKYLSFELLETVFLDVTNDQVSQSLYRLKQLGVEFEIDDFGSGYASILGLVNVRPKRLKIDRSLTLNVHEDPAMISLVKSIVDIARALKIEVVAEGVENQEQAETLAALGCDILQGFHLAKPTSHAGIIEQKYKLMKR; this is translated from the coding sequence TTGTATCTTGCTGAGGATCAGAAACATCAATCCGGTACGATACTGAAAGAAAAGGACTTCCCGCGATATTTCGACGCTTTTCTTAAGGAAAGGGTCATTGCAGCGGACGATGCGCGCGTAGACCTGCGTACGTCTGAGTTCGCGGATGTTTACCTTAAACCAAATCGCATCATTTCCATGCTAGACGCTCAGATCAGGTCTGCTGCAGGCCCCAAAGGGGTCGTTTGCATCGAGACCGTCGACATATTCCGTGAGTGGTCCCCGGACGAAGTCGCCTATGCCGCATCAGTCGCTGAACTGATCGGCTTTTTCATGGACCGTGAGGAGCGTCTACAAATTCATACCCAACTTGAGGAAGTCAACGAACGGTATGACCTTGCGATGGATGCGGCAGTTGATGGGATTTGGGATTTCGACTTGGTTAACGGTTTGGTGTTTTTCTCGACGCAGAATTTCAAGCTCTTGGGGGAAAGTTACGACGTTGCGCCAGATCAGTTCTCTTGGTGGGAAGAAAGGGTTCATCCAGACGACGTTAAGAAAACTCGTGACGCGTTCGATGAGCACATCCGACTCAGTTTGCCGTTTAACGAAACCTATCGCATGAAACATAGCGATGGTTCGTGGCGGTGGTGGCGATCACGAGGACAGGTAATGCGTTCGGCGTCCGGAAAAGCTGTTCGCGTCGTTGGTACAAGTTCAGACGTCACAGACTTCATCAACATGCAGACCGAGCTGGAGCAGCGAAATCAGCAGCTGGTTTTAGCAAATCGTAAGGTTGAGGATAGCGCTCTACGGGATGCCCTGACCGGCCTGCCAAACCGAAGGCACTTTGAGCGGGTATGCAAAGAATTTCACACAAATGAATTTGAAGATGAACGTTATGTGTCGATTCTACATATCGATCTGGATTACTTTAAAGACGTAAACGACAAGTTTGGCCACGCGATTGGCGACGCAGCCCTTATCAGCGTTGCCAGACACTTGAACGCACTTAAGCACCGAGACGAATTTGTAGCCCGTTTGGGCGGTGATGAATTCGTGGCAATACTGGATGATGGACAAGAGGGAACCCGCGCCCACGCATTCTGCATAGAGCTAAACAAACGGCTTGCGACTCCAATGGAGATCGATGGACACGGAATCTCAATCTCTGCCAGCGTCGGCATCGCTGGTTGTTTAAGCAAGCTGGCCGATATTTGGGGCGGGTTAGGCGACGCCGACCTTGCGCTCTATGAAGCGAAACGTTCGGGACGACAAACCAGCTGTATGTTTGACCCCAAGCTGCGCCAAAAGGCTAAACATAATCGCGACATGAAAGAGCAGCTAAGTCAGGCGTTGTCCGAGAGTGGGCAGATCGTTCCATACTTCCAAGCCCAATTTGACGCGAAGACCTCGGAACTCGTTGGGTTGGAGGTGCTCGCACGTTGGAAACACCCTGAACACGGCCTCCTCTTACCTGCCGACTTCCTCAAGTTTGCGGAGGAAATGAACTGTGTCGCCGAACTCGACCGACAAATTCTGAACGAGGCGATCAGGTGCCTTCAAAACTGGCGCCGCGACGGGTTTGTTGCGCCACGATTGTCAGTGAATATTTCCGGCCAACGATTGGTCGATCCGCAAATCATAGAATGTGTTGAAGCATTAGGTGATGATGCAAAATACTTGTCGTTCGAGCTTCTCGAAACTGTGTTTTTAGACGTCACAAATGATCAAGTTTCACAATCGCTATATCGGCTTAAGCAACTTGGAGTGGAGTTCGAAATAGACGATTTCGGCAGCGGCTACGCATCAATTCTGGGTCTGGTAAATGTCCGTCCCAAAAGGCTGAAGATTGACCGTTCCTTGACGCTTAATGTGCATGAAGACCCCGCGATGATTAGTCTCGTGAAGTCGATTGTGGACATTGCACGCGCCCTAAAAATCGAGGTTGTCGCCGAGGGTGTTGAAAATCAGGAGCAGGCAGAAACGCTCGCAGCACTCGGATGCGACATCCTTCAGGGTTTTCACCTCGCAAAACCCACATCACATGCAGGAATAATTGAGCAAAAGTATAAACTAATGAAGCGATAG
- a CDS encoding carbohydrate ABC transporter permease, whose translation MSNAHLLKPTFGNHMRENAIFYALLLLGTFIMIGPFVWMMSTALKVPGDQFDQRLIPQEITLDNFSNAWQLMEFRHLVWNSFKIAALSTIGQLITCSMGAFVFAVVKFRGREALFVLLLATLMIPAQMTVIPQFLIFRWLGLYGTAAPLYLPAFLGGAFGVFLLRQYFRTIPMDLMDAARLDGASLLSIWWRIYLPLARPALAALAIFAFMSSWNDLFTALIYLPSDLEKTTLPVGLSLFQRLYRAEWTIMMAAVLISVTPIMIAFFFVQRQFIAGIAMTGVK comes from the coding sequence ATGTCAAACGCCCACCTTCTTAAACCCACATTCGGCAACCACATGCGCGAAAACGCGATCTTTTACGCGCTGTTGTTGTTGGGCACGTTCATCATGATAGGCCCGTTTGTGTGGATGATGTCCACCGCCCTCAAGGTGCCCGGCGATCAGTTTGATCAACGCCTGATCCCGCAAGAAATCACTCTCGATAACTTTTCGAACGCGTGGCAGTTGATGGAGTTTCGCCATCTGGTCTGGAACAGTTTCAAAATTGCGGCACTGTCGACCATCGGCCAGTTGATCACCTGTTCCATGGGCGCGTTCGTGTTTGCTGTCGTCAAATTCCGTGGTCGCGAAGCATTGTTCGTTTTGCTTTTGGCCACACTGATGATCCCCGCGCAGATGACGGTGATCCCCCAATTCCTGATTTTCCGCTGGCTTGGCCTTTATGGGACCGCCGCCCCGCTTTACCTTCCTGCATTTCTAGGCGGTGCCTTCGGTGTCTTTCTGCTGCGTCAATATTTCCGCACGATCCCTATGGATCTGATGGACGCCGCCCGCCTTGATGGCGCATCGCTGTTGTCGATCTGGTGGCGCATCTATTTGCCATTGGCGCGCCCGGCTCTGGCGGCACTTGCCATCTTTGCGTTCATGTCATCGTGGAACGACCTGTTCACCGCGCTGATCTACCTGCCGTCTGATCTTGAAAAAACGACGCTCCCGGTCGGGCTTTCACTCTTTCAACGGCTGTATCGCGCAGAGTGGACGATCATGATGGCCGCGGTCCTAATCTCGGTCACCCCGATCATGATCGCATTCTTTTTCGTTCAACGTCAGTTCATTGCGGGCATCGCGATGACGGGCGTCAAATAA
- a CDS encoding mannitol dehydrogenase family protein, protein MPRLIHLGLGNFHRAHQAWYTAQAGEDWRITGVVMRNAALFDALQSGNGYALGIRSSDGLRTEQITLHDKVLLASRDPAAVIDAFADPDLMAVTLTITEKGYCLDPATGQLDLDNPVIKADLAGQPTSAIGLLALGLARRMEAGLDPLTVLSCDNLSGNGHKLGAAISDFSKAAQLQIDPGTCFPDTMVDRITPATTETLSNEIAASAGQPAVMPVMTEAFTEWVIEDNFAASRPAWELAGAELVPDVAPYEKRKLRLLNASHSWLAYAGLLSGHRYVHEAMADADLRASVERLWDEAVETLPDSVKDTAPAYRAALLDRFAVTEMRHELIQIATDGSLKMRERIVPLLVNGRDAPQAFDAVAAWIAFALRTHQRGETLSDPNSARITEMIDAARDNRLAIAQLADLIGISDLKPTQLDTLAARVEALGA, encoded by the coding sequence ATGCCCCGCTTAATTCATCTTGGACTTGGTAATTTCCATCGGGCGCATCAAGCGTGGTACACAGCCCAAGCCGGCGAAGACTGGCGAATTACTGGTGTGGTGATGCGCAACGCCGCGCTTTTTGACGCGCTGCAAAGCGGCAACGGGTACGCCTTGGGCATCCGTTCCAGCGACGGATTGCGCACCGAACAGATCACCCTGCATGACAAAGTGCTTCTGGCCAGTCGCGACCCTGCGGCGGTCATCGATGCTTTTGCCGACCCGGACCTTATGGCCGTCACGCTTACGATAACTGAAAAAGGCTACTGTCTAGATCCGGCGACCGGCCAGCTGGATTTGGATAACCCTGTTATCAAAGCCGACCTTGCAGGGCAGCCGACCAGCGCGATTGGCCTTTTGGCGCTTGGCCTTGCACGGCGGATGGAAGCTGGCCTTGACCCGTTGACTGTTCTGAGCTGTGACAACCTATCGGGAAATGGCCACAAACTTGGCGCAGCGATTTCCGATTTTTCAAAGGCTGCGCAGCTTCAAATCGATCCAGGAACGTGTTTTCCAGACACTATGGTCGACCGCATCACCCCAGCCACAACCGAAACCCTTAGCAACGAGATAGCGGCGTCAGCCGGCCAACCCGCCGTGATGCCAGTCATGACCGAAGCCTTCACTGAATGGGTCATCGAAGACAATTTCGCCGCATCGCGCCCGGCATGGGAATTGGCCGGCGCTGAACTTGTGCCCGACGTCGCACCTTACGAGAAACGCAAACTTCGGCTTCTCAATGCGTCCCATTCTTGGCTGGCCTACGCGGGTTTGCTTTCTGGCCACCGGTATGTCCACGAAGCGATGGCAGACGCAGACCTACGTGCAAGCGTTGAACGTCTTTGGGACGAAGCCGTCGAGACACTACCCGATAGCGTGAAAGACACCGCCCCCGCCTATCGCGCCGCACTGCTTGACCGCTTTGCCGTGACCGAAATGCGCCACGAGCTGATCCAGATCGCAACCGACGGCAGCTTAAAAATGCGCGAACGGATCGTCCCGCTTCTGGTCAACGGTCGCGATGCCCCGCAAGCCTTTGACGCGGTGGCGGCATGGATCGCGTTCGCCCTGCGAACACATCAGCGTGGCGAAACACTGTCTGACCCAAACAGCGCAAGGATTACCGAAATGATCGACGCCGCGCGCGACAATCGACTTGCCATTGCACAACTGGCCGATCTTATCGGCATCTCTGATCTTAAGCCGACCCAGCTAGACACCCTTGCTGCGCGTGTCGAAGCGTTGGGTGCTTAA
- a CDS encoding amidohydrolase family protein encodes MELKDFAPHPTLVTHETSISGPSRRCIDAHNHLGAFGGDWAARPAVEFFDHIDSLGVAHYVDLDGGWGEDILDDRLRRYKALRPDQYRVYGGVDWGRWADDGHRFAEKSAKRLEAQAARGAEGLKIWKPFGLHVTDDAGQLAKIDDPRLDPIWETAGAIGLPIMIHIADPVAFFDPITPHNERIEELGQNPDWSFPPDRFPSFSDLIEAFARLVKRHPKTTFIGAHVGCYAENLQWVGALLDACPNLMIDFSARIAELGRQPFAARKFFMDHSDRILFGTDAGPDRVTYAIYARFLETSDEYFSYSPDKIPGSGRWNIYGLNLPAPVLDKVYYENAATLFGLNDSISTSALHRG; translated from the coding sequence ATGGAGTTGAAAGACTTCGCACCTCACCCCACGTTGGTGACCCATGAAACATCGATAAGTGGGCCATCACGTCGGTGTATCGATGCGCACAACCATCTGGGCGCGTTTGGCGGTGACTGGGCCGCGCGTCCGGCAGTTGAATTTTTCGATCATATCGACAGCCTTGGCGTCGCACATTATGTCGATCTGGACGGCGGCTGGGGCGAAGACATTCTCGACGATCGGTTGCGACGCTACAAAGCGCTGCGGCCCGATCAATACCGCGTTTATGGCGGCGTCGATTGGGGCCGTTGGGCGGATGATGGGCACAGGTTTGCCGAAAAATCCGCCAAACGACTTGAGGCGCAGGCCGCACGGGGGGCAGAAGGCCTCAAAATCTGGAAACCCTTTGGCTTGCACGTCACTGATGACGCCGGGCAACTGGCGAAAATCGATGATCCACGCCTTGATCCGATATGGGAAACGGCGGGCGCAATTGGCCTTCCTATAATGATCCATATCGCGGATCCCGTCGCATTCTTTGACCCGATAACACCGCACAACGAACGCATCGAAGAACTTGGCCAGAACCCCGACTGGTCTTTTCCACCCGACAGGTTCCCGTCGTTCAGTGATTTGATCGAAGCCTTCGCTAGACTGGTCAAACGCCACCCAAAGACAACGTTCATCGGCGCTCATGTCGGTTGTTACGCCGAAAATCTGCAATGGGTCGGGGCATTGCTGGATGCCTGCCCAAACCTGATGATAGATTTTTCAGCACGCATCGCGGAACTGGGCCGCCAACCTTTTGCGGCCCGAAAGTTTTTCATGGACCACAGTGACCGTATTCTATTCGGAACCGACGCGGGCCCTGATCGCGTCACCTACGCCATCTATGCGCGGTTCCTTGAAACGTCGGACGAATATTTCAGCTACAGTCCGGACAAAATCCCGGGTTCGGGGCGCTGGAATATCTATGGGTTGAATTTGCCCGCACCGGTTCTGGACAAGGTGTATTATGAGAATGCAGCCACATTATTTGGCCTCAATGACAGTATTTCAACCAGTGCTTTGCATCGAGGATAG
- a CDS encoding alpha-glucosidase/alpha-galactosidase, with the protein MTKICLVGAGSTVFAQSILGDVLSIPALQHAEISLFDIDAERLETSLTVTRRIGETLGIKDLKVSSHLERRPALDGADFVILMMQVGGYKPATVTDFEIPEKYGLGQTIGDTLGIGGIMRGLRTIPVLFDICADMEELCPDATLLQYVNPMAINCWAIKEKFPNIKVVGLCHSVQETAHELAGMLGVDPHALHYRCGGINHVAFYSKFELVHPDGTHEDLYPRLKQMAQDRTYPEYDEVRFDMLRRVGHFVTESSMHFSEYSSWYLKAAHPEIVKKNQLRIGEYLYRCEEQIAEWRELQKELEGDAPLEVERSNEYAAGIIEGIVTGKPQTIWGNVPNNGLIPALPDDCIVEVPCHVDRNGISPMRAEPMPSMLTSIMGKSIAVQREVVNAAVTGKKDSIYHAAMLDPHTSAELTLDQSSAMVDELLAAHDDWLPRYT; encoded by the coding sequence ATGACTAAAATTTGCCTCGTCGGCGCTGGCAGCACCGTTTTCGCCCAATCGATCTTGGGTGACGTGCTGTCTATTCCTGCACTTCAACACGCCGAAATTTCACTGTTTGATATTGACGCCGAACGCCTTGAGACTTCGCTAACCGTGACGCGCCGGATTGGAGAAACTCTGGGGATCAAAGACCTGAAGGTTTCAAGCCACCTTGAACGTCGTCCCGCATTGGACGGTGCTGACTTCGTTATTCTGATGATGCAAGTTGGAGGATACAAACCCGCCACCGTCACCGATTTTGAAATCCCCGAAAAATACGGCCTTGGCCAAACGATTGGCGATACCTTGGGTATTGGTGGCATTATGCGCGGCCTGCGCACGATCCCCGTTCTGTTCGACATTTGCGCGGATATGGAGGAACTTTGCCCCGACGCGACGTTGTTGCAATACGTCAATCCGATGGCGATCAACTGTTGGGCGATCAAGGAAAAGTTCCCCAATATCAAGGTCGTGGGCCTGTGCCATTCCGTGCAAGAAACCGCACATGAATTGGCTGGCATGCTGGGAGTTGATCCGCATGCGTTGCATTATCGCTGCGGCGGTATCAACCATGTGGCGTTCTATTCCAAATTTGAATTGGTCCATCCTGATGGCACCCACGAAGACCTTTATCCGCGCCTGAAACAGATGGCGCAGGATCGCACCTACCCTGAATACGACGAGGTGCGGTTCGATATGTTGCGCCGCGTCGGGCATTTCGTCACCGAAAGTTCAATGCACTTTAGCGAATACAGCTCTTGGTACCTCAAGGCCGCGCACCCTGAAATCGTTAAGAAAAATCAACTGCGGATCGGCGAATACCTGTACCGCTGCGAAGAACAGATTGCCGAATGGCGCGAGCTTCAAAAGGAACTTGAGGGCGACGCGCCTTTAGAGGTCGAACGTTCAAACGAATACGCCGCCGGCATTATCGAAGGTATCGTAACTGGCAAACCCCAAACCATCTGGGGCAACGTCCCAAACAACGGTCTGATCCCCGCTCTGCCCGATGATTGCATCGTCGAAGTCCCCTGCCACGTCGATCGCAACGGCATTTCGCCCATGCGCGCCGAACCGATGCCGTCGATGCTGACGTCCATCATGGGCAAGTCCATCGCCGTCCAACGCGAGGTCGTGAACGCCGCTGTTACGGGCAAGAAGGATTCGATTTATCACGCTGCAATGCTTGACCCGCATACGTCGGCGGAACTGACCTTGGATCAATCCTCAGCCATGGTGGATGAATTGCTGGCCGCTCATGACGACTGGCTGCCGCGCTACACCTGA
- a CDS encoding ETC complex I subunit, which yields MRARIYQPARTAMSSGTAKTKHWVLEFAQTSARDVDPLMGWTSSSDTQTQVKMSFDTKEAAVEYAAANGIDASLQEPKKRRANIRANGYAENFATNRRGAWTH from the coding sequence ATGCGCGCACGTATTTATCAGCCAGCTCGAACCGCTATGTCGTCAGGCACTGCGAAGACCAAGCATTGGGTTTTGGAATTTGCACAAACGTCTGCACGCGATGTTGATCCGTTGATGGGTTGGACATCGTCATCTGACACGCAGACACAAGTTAAGATGTCGTTCGATACCAAAGAGGCCGCAGTTGAATATGCTGCAGCCAATGGAATTGACGCATCCTTGCAAGAACCGAAGAAACGTCGCGCAAACATTCGCGCCAATGGCTATGCGGAAAACTTCGCAACGAACCGTCGCGGTGCATGGACGCACTAA
- a CDS encoding alpha/beta hydrolase family esterase, producing MRFLVLAVITCLLGTQLAAEQLFGRDVVITDARHDRGARAPLVIVMHGFLGTPEEIRRSSGFDRVARANGLVVVYPSGLRRRWNDGRSPANETYDVGFLTQLVSSFVSDGRADLSQVYAVGHSNGGGMAMRLACDRPNLLAGIAVVATKVPSAYTCPQGLPVPAIFIHGTLDPIAPHVGRPGGARLGATMSAADGMATWQQRNRCGASRVVQTIDTQNDGTAVQVIDYAGCTAALRYLLIEGHGHGWPRQRARATRLLGPATQELDASSAIWQFFGQL from the coding sequence GGCTGAACAACTGTTCGGTCGCGACGTTGTCATCACGGACGCACGGCATGATCGCGGCGCACGGGCGCCTTTGGTTATCGTCATGCACGGATTTCTGGGGACCCCCGAAGAAATCAGGCGCAGCAGCGGGTTTGATCGCGTAGCTCGCGCAAATGGCCTTGTGGTGGTTTACCCAAGCGGTCTTCGTCGACGTTGGAATGATGGTCGGAGCCCGGCCAATGAAACATATGATGTCGGTTTTCTGACACAGCTGGTTTCGTCCTTTGTAAGCGACGGGCGGGCCGATCTTTCGCAAGTCTATGCCGTAGGCCATTCAAATGGCGGCGGAATGGCGATGCGGTTGGCCTGTGATCGCCCAAACCTATTGGCAGGCATTGCTGTGGTCGCGACCAAGGTCCCAAGTGCCTATACTTGCCCGCAAGGCCTGCCAGTCCCTGCGATCTTCATTCATGGGACACTTGATCCAATTGCGCCACATGTGGGCCGCCCAGGTGGTGCACGGCTAGGGGCGACGATGTCCGCAGCCGACGGAATGGCAACGTGGCAACAGCGCAACCGTTGTGGTGCATCGCGTGTGGTGCAAACAATTGATACGCAAAATGATGGGACCGCTGTGCAGGTTATTGACTATGCTGGGTGCACAGCAGCGTTGCGCTACCTATTAATTGAAGGGCACGGCCACGGTTGGCCTCGGCAAAGAGCCCGAGCAACCCGTCTTTTGGGCCCTGCAACCCAAGAGCTAGACGCATCATCGGCGATTTGGCAGTTCTTCGGACAGCTTTAG
- a CDS encoding carbohydrate ABC transporter permease translates to MTFLPNIRLECGVMQVDGMTPKGRERFWTGVLLTPTMLGLGLGVLGSIFATLWLGFYDWDLFTAPEWVGLENYTDLPGDRRFMQSLRVTTLFSAIYVPGTVILSIAIALLLNRHVVGKSLFRLFFFLPVVTSPVAVGLVWSWIYSRDQGLLNNMLSTVGMDPVYWLGRDMALYSVVVVNIWGAVGEGMIIFLAGLQAIPKNLYEAAMLDGASRSKQFWRITLPLLIPSIFFQVILSTINAFQAFDYVYVLTSTQGGGSTMPTLVFNLYREGFKFFRMGDAAAQAVVLAGIIMVLTLIYNQLQKRWG, encoded by the coding sequence ATGACTTTTTTACCCAACATTCGATTGGAATGCGGCGTTATGCAAGTCGACGGAATGACGCCAAAAGGCCGCGAGAGGTTTTGGACCGGGGTCTTGCTCACGCCGACAATGCTCGGACTTGGGCTTGGCGTTTTGGGGTCGATCTTTGCGACACTCTGGTTGGGCTTTTACGACTGGGATTTGTTCACCGCGCCCGAATGGGTTGGTCTTGAAAACTACACCGACCTGCCCGGTGATCGCCGATTTATGCAGTCCCTGCGCGTCACAACCCTTTTTTCTGCCATCTACGTCCCTGGCACCGTGATCCTTAGCATCGCGATAGCACTGTTGCTCAACCGTCATGTCGTTGGTAAATCGCTGTTCCGGCTGTTCTTTTTCCTCCCCGTTGTGACGTCGCCCGTAGCCGTTGGTCTTGTCTGGAGCTGGATTTATTCCCGCGATCAGGGGCTTCTTAACAACATGCTGTCAACCGTTGGGATGGATCCTGTCTATTGGCTGGGGCGCGATATGGCGCTGTATTCCGTGGTGGTCGTGAATATCTGGGGCGCTGTGGGCGAAGGCATGATTATCTTCCTCGCGGGCCTGCAAGCCATTCCCAAAAACCTGTACGAGGCCGCAATGTTAGATGGCGCCTCGCGATCCAAGCAATTCTGGCGCATCACGCTGCCCCTGCTGATCCCGTCGATCTTTTTCCAAGTCATTCTGTCGACCATTAACGCTTTCCAGGCGTTCGATTACGTTTACGTGCTGACATCCACCCAAGGGGGCGGATCAACCATGCCGACGCTGGTGTTCAATCTCTACCGCGAAGGGTTCAAGTTCTTCCGCATGGGGGACGCCGCCGCACAGGCAGTCGTTCTGGCCGGTATCATCATGGTGCTGACGTTGATCTACAATCAACTCCAGAAACGGTGGGGCTAG
- a CDS encoding TIM-barrel domain-containing protein: protein MSLKISQHEIPCDSFQLSSGYTSIGTKRHVFNWNQDKVPDIMALAGKFHDAQVHLVANIKPCLLHDHSRIYEAVTAGLLIKESETGALEQSTFWDDTGSHLGFTNADTMDFLAQAPIPSSSCVGCKTGFSIRGSPSIHGTMTRP, encoded by the coding sequence GTGTCCCTCAAGATCTCACAACACGAAATCCCCTGCGATAGTTTTCAGCTATCTTCCGGTTACACCTCGATCGGCACCAAGCGGCATGTGTTTAACTGGAACCAAGACAAAGTACCTGACATTATGGCGCTGGCCGGGAAATTCCACGACGCACAAGTTCATTTGGTTGCGAATATCAAACCCTGCCTGCTGCACGATCATTCCCGAATTTATGAAGCCGTGACCGCCGGACTGTTAATCAAAGAAAGCGAAACAGGCGCGCTGGAACAGTCGACTTTCTGGGACGATACTGGATCGCATCTGGGCTTCACAAACGCCGACACAATGGATTTTCTGGCCCAAGCCCCGATCCCGAGCTCTTCGTGCGTTGGGTGCAAAACGGGATTTTCCATCCGGGGTTCACCATCCATTCACGGAACGATGACGCGACCGTGA